CCATTTAAGCGTGAAGGTTCAGTGCAGCCATATGTAGCGAAGCTGTCTCAACTTTCGGAACAACGTGTTGCTGTTGATCCACAGTTTAAGTATTTAAATAAACGTACGGCAATTGCGAAGGTTACGAGTGACCAGAAACAAGTTGTGCTTGATATTGATAAGCGCCGTGCAGAGCTTTTGAGTTTAGAAAAGCAAACTTTAGATGCTGAAAATGAACGTCGTATAGCAACAGGTCAAAAACCTTTCCCTAACTGGGAAAGCTATCAGGCTTCTCTAGATGCTCTAGCTGAATCTCGTGCCAAAATGAAAGCTAATCAACGTCCTGCGTTGCCAGAAGAAGAAACGTTCGTAAATGAAGCTGCGAATGTATTGATGGATTATGCGAAATTGCAGAACCGTTAAGTTCTCTTGTCTGCTTTATGAAAAAGCACGCTGTTCTCAGCGTGCTTTTTTAATTTTTATGTCAGTAAACTGTCATGCATTTATCATCAAAGTGTCAAGAAAGCTGCTTAATCTTTAAGCATGAAAATAAATATACTGATGGATGGCGCTATGCAAGGCTCATACGCGACAGCACTATTAAAACAACAGCAACTTCCTGAAAGCTTCCAATTCTATTTTAAACAAAAACAGCATTTGTCTAATACTCAGGAATTGCACCAACTTCACGAGTTGGTTCGTCCTCGTTTAAAAATTGCGATTGTGACAGAAACATGGCCGCCTGAAATTAATGGTGTAGCACTCTCTTTGTTGCAGTTATGCCAAGGTTTACAGAAACAAGGGCATAAAATTCTACTTGTTCGACCTGAGCAAAAAGCCAAATGTCATGATTTTTTGCCAGAACAAGAATGTCTGGTCATGTCACAAGCGATTCCAAAATATCCAACTTTGCAATTTGGCTGGCCCCAATATTTAAAAGTTTCAAAAGCTTTTGAAAAATTTGTGCCAGATGTCGTACATATTGTGACTGAAGGACCGTTAGGTTTAACAGCCATGCAAGCTGCAAAAGCTAAAGATATTCCGGTCTCTAGCGGTTTTCATTCGCCGTTTCAAGATTTTAGCCGGTTCTTCGATTTAGCCTTTTTGGTGAAACCGATTCAAAAATACCTTTGCTGGTTCCATAACAATACTCAAGTGACCTGTGTTCCAAGTAAAGATACGGAAGAGGCTTTACGCGGTATTGGCATTACATGTCCTCTAGTCGTTGTTGGGCGAGGAGTGGATACTACTCGTTTTTCACCAAAACATCGCTCAGAAAACTTACGCCAGCAATGGGGCGTTGATTCCGATACACGTGTCATGTTGTATGTAGGTCGTTTATCACCGGAAAAAGAAGTCCAGCTGATCGTTGAGAGTTATGCAGCTATGCAAAACATTCAGCAACAGAAAACTAAACTGGTTGTGGTGGGAGATGGCCCGGATCTTGCTCGATTAAAAGCACTACCTGAAGCGAAAAATGTTATTTTTACGGGTAGTTTGCGCGGGCACGATTTGGCAGTCGCATATGCAAGTGCCGATGTCTTTGTATTTGCAAGCCAAGTTGAAACGTTTGGTAACGTAGTTTTGGAAGCAATGGCGAGCGGTTTGCCAGTTATCGCGTATGATTATGCATGTGCACACCAGTATTTAATACATGGCGTAAACGGTTGGTTAAGCCCACTTGGGCATAAGAACCATTTTATACAACAAATTTATCAGCTTCCTTCAATACAACAACTTAGAGAAATGGGCATACAAGCCTGTCATAAAGTACAGCAAAGCGGTTGGCAACTTCCGGTACAGCAATTAGAACAGGCATTTTATCAGGTAGTGAAGGAACCCTCGGCGGACTTCACCTAAGTATCCTAAAATAGGAGAACAACCATGAAATTTAAGAATGCAAAAATAAAAATACTCGATCTCGATTTACGAGGCTGCTTATATCTCAATAATTTCTCTCATTCACAGCGTGTGGCATTATTCTTCAAAATTATTAGCCGTGCTGGTGACGGACCTTTTTGGTACCTTATGTTGGCGATTGTATGGGGAATGCAGGGCATTACCTATAGCTTGCAAATTATCTATTTGCTACTTGGTGGTTCGGTTGGAACAGCAATTTATAAATTCTTAAAACATAAAACCACGCGTCCACGTCCTTACCAAGTACATCAGGTGATTGTTCTCGGTGAAAGACCACTCGATCACTTTAGTTTTCCATCAGGTCATACGTTACATGCTGTCATGGTGACAATTGTGTTGGGGTATATCCAACCTGTGTTGCTTGCAGCGATGTTGCCGTTCATGGTGCTTGTGGCATTGTCTCGTATGGTACTTGGACTTCACTATCCGAGTGATGTGATTGTGGGCGCACTTATTGGTGCAGCAGTAGCAAGTCTGATTATTTTTGTCGCGCCATTATTGGGCATTGCTTTATAACGAACAGTAATTTTTATCAGCTTAAGCTATCGATTAGGTTTGTGGATTTGCTAAAGTACACAGTTCTTGATTTAGCAGATTAAACAGATAGGAGCCGCTATGGGCTTACGTTGGACAGATACGATTGATATTGCCATTGAATTGTCAGAAGCACATCCAGAAGTTGATCCGCAATGGATTCGTTTTACCGATTTACATGCATGGGTTTGTGCGTTACCAGACTTTAGTGATGACCCAAATAAATCAACCGAAGGATTGCTAGAAGCCATCCAGATGGCTTGGTTGGATGAAGTTCGCTAAAAACAGTGGAAAAAATCGCAACTTTTACACATTCAAAGCTGATTATTGCCTATGACATCGGTATAATGCGGCAAATTTTTTAAAGTTTAAATCTTAAAATAAAGGAGCCACTCATGGCAATTGAACGTACTTTGTCTATCGTAAAGCCAGATGCTGTGTCTAAAAACCACATCGGTGAAATTTTTGCTCGTTTCGAAAAAGCGGGTTTAAAAATTGTTGCGACTAAAATGAAACACCTTTCTCAAGCTGATGCTGAAGGTTTCTATGCAGAGCACAAAGAACGCGGTTTCTTTGGTGACTTAGTTGCATTCATGACTTCTGGTCCAGTTGTTGTATCTGTTCTTGAAGGTGAAAACGCAGTTCTTGCTCACCGTGAAATCTTAGGTGCTACAAACCCTAAAGAAGCGGCTCCTGGTACTATCCGTGCTGATTTCGCTGTAAGCATCGATGAAAATGCTGCTCACGGTTCTGACTCAGTTGCTTCTGCAGAGCGTGAAATTGCTTACTTCTTTGCTGACAACGAGATCTGCCCACGCACTCGTTAATCGAAAGCATTCAAACCAGATAAGTGGTATACTACTTATCTGGTTTTTTTATTCTCTCAAGAGCATATTGTTTGATTCTTGAACAATATATTCTTTTTTTGACATGGTTTAGGTAAATACACATGAGTTCTGCAGTGGTCGTTTCATCTGAAAATCTTGATGGACAGCAGCAATCTTCGTCCACGCCAGCATCGCCTGCTGCCGAAAAAGTGAATTTACTCGGCATGTCACGTGCTGAATTAGAAAAATTCTTTGAAGATATTGGTGAGAAAAAGTTTCGTGCCGGTCAGGTTATGAAATGGATTCATCAATACTTTGTTACTGATTTTGCTGAAATGACTAATATTTCAGGCAAATTGCGTGCAAAGCTTGAACAAATTTGTGAAATTAAAGCTCCTGAAGTGGTACACCGTCATTATTCAAAAGACGGAACACGTAAATGGGTGTTTCGCGTAGGTGAAGGTTCTGGCTCTTTAGTAGAAACTGTATTAATTCCTGCCGAAGATAAAACAGGTTCACGCAAAACTTTGTGTATTTCTTCACAAGTGGGCTGTGCATTGGACTGCTCATTTTGTTCAACAGGTAAGCAAGGTTTTCAGCGCGATTTAACGCCGGATGAAATTATTGGGCAACTTTGGATGGCAAACTATTCCTATATGGAAGAAGTGCCTGTTGCTGAGCGCGAGCGTTCAGTGACCAATGTCGTGATGATGGGTATGGGTGAGCCATTGCTCAACTACGATGCCGTATTAAGCTCAATGCACATTATGCTCGATGACTTTGCTTATGGTATGTCAAAACGTCGTGTGACTTTGTCAACGTCAGGTGTTGTGCCAAAAATTGATCAACTTGCAAAAGATATTGATGTTGCTTTAGCAATTTCCCTACATGCGCCAAATGATGAATTGCGTAATGAACTTGTGCCTATTAATAAAAAATATCCATTGGCTCAGTTGATTGCGGCATGTCAGCGTTATATTGCTAAAGATGGTAATGAAAGTGCGCGTAAACATGTGACCATTGAATATGTCATGTTAGAAGGTGTGAACGACCAACCTGAACATGCACAGCAGTTGCTTAAATTACTTAAAAACTTACCAAGTAAAATTAACTTGATTCCATTTAATCCGTTCCCTCATGCGCCATATGGACGCTCAAGTCGAAATCGTATCATCTCTTTCCAAAAAACTTTGTCTGATGCAGGATTTGTGTGTACGATTCGTCAAACACGTGGCGATGATATTGATGCCGCATGTGGACAATTGGTCGGCCAAGTTGCTGACCGTACGCGTCGTGCTGAGCAGTGGCAAAAGAAAGTGGCTCAACGACAAGAGATTTTACGTACACAAGGATAATATTGAGGGCAGACTTTGAGTACTCCGAAGTTGAAGATCATGTTATGTATGGGGGTTGCTGTTGCACTTTTGGCAAGTGGTTGCCAGACTTCGCAAACGGTTAAAAAGGACCCGGAAAAAGCAGTAAAAGTGCGTACGCAGCTTGCTGCCGAATACATTCGTTCTGGTGACTTGGATTCTGCAAAGCGTTCTCTTGACCAAGCGTTAAGTGTCGATAGTCGTGATGCAACGGCAAATATGATGATGGGTATTTTATTGCAACAAGAAGGCAGTAAATCCAATTTAGAAAAAGCAGAACATTACTTTAAGCGTGCAATTTCGTCTGAACCAGACAATGCTCAGGCACGTAATAATTATGGTACGTATTTGTACCAAATGGAGCGTTATAATGATGCTATTGAGCAATTTCGTATTGCTGGTGCAACATTAGGCTATGATCAACGTTACCAGGCTTTAGAAAATCTGGGGCGAATTTATTTAAAACTAGGCGATATTGCGAGTGCTGAAAAAACATTCAAACAAGCACTTCTTGCTAACCGCGACTCTTATATTTCAATGTTAGAGTTAGCAGAAATTTTTTATTTGCAGCAGCAGATTCCGGCTGCTACACAAATGTATGAACAATATGTTCGTACAGTGGGGCAGAAAAATCAGGGTGCACGCGCACTTTGGATTGGTTTAAGAGTGGCTCGAGCCAATGCGGATAAAATGGGAATGCAAGTTTTAGTAAACCAGTTACGTGCTTTATTCCCGGAAAGTCCAGAATATCAACGTTATTTGCAATTACAGTATAGTACTGAGGCCGTATGGAAATAAATCCTAATTCACAGCAGCCAACTGGCTCAAGCTTACCGACTTCTGCTTTAGGAAATATTCAACGTCCTGGTGAGTATTTACGTCAAATTCGTGTTTCTCAGAAAAAAGAATTAGAGCAAGTATCTTCAGATTTAAATATGCCGCTGAAAACGCTCAATGCGTTAGAGCAAGACGACTATAAATCTTTGCCAGAAGCGACTTTTATCAAAGGCTATTATCGTTCTTATGCGAAGTATTTAAATACTGATGCAACTGCAATTATCCAGCGTTTTGATGAGATTTATGCAAACGATACTGGGCTTTTGCCAAATCATGCTTTAAACAACTCACCAATTAAAATCATGGGTAAATTACCGGGTTCTAATAGTGATCGTAACAAAAAATGGTTAAAGCGCGCACTGCTTGCAATTTTGATTATTGCTGTTGTGTCATTAATTGTGATGGGTGTCCAAAAATGGACCTCAAACAAAGAAGATGCTGAGCTGCCAAAAGCAAATCAGTCTAATGTTGAAGTTTTACCTATGAAAGGGAACACCTCTGCAACAGTGGGTGACCAATTGGTGTTAAACTTTAACCGTCCAACTTCTGTTCATATTGTAGATGCAACAGGGAAGGTTTTAGCGACGGGTCGTCAGGCATCGACTTTAACCTTAAATGGTGAGTCTCCATTCCAGATTCGTCTTGATGATGCAACGGCTGTGTCATTAAGTCTAAACCAAGAACAGATTTCATTGTCTCCATATACGGTAAACGGTAAAGCTGAATTCCGTTTATCCCGCTAATACCATGAGTTGAGCGATACAATGATAGAGAACCCAATTAAACGTCGACCAACACGTAAAATCCGTGTTGGTTCGGTCTATGTCGGTGGCGATGCACCTATTAGTGTGCAAAGTATGACAAATACCGAAACTTGCGATGTTGACGCAACTGTGGCTCAGATTGAGCGTTGTGTTGATGCAGGTGCAGATATTATGCGTGTTTCAGTGCCTTCTATGGAAGCTGCTGAAGCCTTTGGTGCAATCCGTAAGCGTGTTTCAGTTCCATTAGTAGCTGATATCCATTTTGACCATAGAATTGCTTTGGCAGTTGCAGATTATGGTGCGGACTGCTTGCGTATTAACCCGGGCAATATCGGTTCAGACCAGAAAGTTCGTGAAGTTGTAGCTGCGGCACGTCATCACGGTATTTCTATGCGTATTGGCGTGAATGCGGGTTCTCTAGAAAAAGATTTACAGAAAAAATATGGCGAGCCTACAGGGCAGGCACTTCTTGAGTCAGCTTTACGTCATATTGATATTTTAGACCGTCTTGACTTCCATGAGTTTAAAGTCAGCGTAAAAGCATCGAATGTATTTTTAACTATGGATGCTTATCGTTTACTCTCTCAACAAATTGATAATCCATTACACCTTGGAGTGACTGAAGCTGGTATTTACCGTACAGGTACTGTGAAATCAGCGATTGCTCTTGGTGGGTTATTAATGGAAGGCATTGGCGATACGATGCGTATTTCGCTTGCTGCTGAACCTGAAGATGAAATCAAGATCGGTTTTGATATCTTAAAATCGCTTGGTCTACGTTCTAACGGTATCAACTTTATTGCTTGTCCAAGTTGTTCTCGACAAGAATTTAACGTGATTCAGGTGATGCAGGCTTTAGAAGAGCGTTTAGAAGATATCCGTACACCAATGGACGTTTCGGTTATTGGCTGTAAGGTAAATGGCCCAGGTGAAGCAAAAGAAGCAGATATCGGGGTTGTTGGGGCTGCACCTCGTTCATTGGTTTATCGTAATGGTGAGAAAAGCCATTTAATTGATACCAATCAATTGGTTGATGAAATCGAAACTATGGTTCGTCAACGTGTCCAAGAGCTTGAAGAAGCTAAATCTAAAGAAATTATTCGTAGTTCATCATGAGTTCAATTGTCGCAATCAAAGGTTTTAACGACGTTTTACCAACGCAAACAGCAGCGTGGAGACGTCTCGAGCAGCATTTAGCATCTTTAATGGATGCTTATGGTTACCAACAAATTCGTTTGCCGATCGTTGAACAAACGGGACTGTTTAAACGTGCTATTGGTGATGCAACCGATATCGTAGAAAAAGAAATGTATACATTCTTCGATAAAGGAAACCCACCTGAATCACTGACTTTACGTCCGGAAGGAACAGCGGGTTGTGTTCGTGCGTTGGTTGAACATAACTTGTTGCGTGGTGCTACGCCACGTGTGTGGTATATGGGACCTATGTTCCGTTATGAAAAACCACAAAAAGGCCGTTACCGCCAGTTCCACCAGTTTGGTGTGGAAACTTTTGGTGTAGCGACTCCTGATATCGACGCTGAATTGATTATGTTGACTGCGCGTTTGTGGAAGCG
The window above is part of the Acinetobacter baumannii genome. Proteins encoded here:
- a CDS encoding glycosyltransferase family 4 protein, which encodes MDGAMQGSYATALLKQQQLPESFQFYFKQKQHLSNTQELHQLHELVRPRLKIAIVTETWPPEINGVALSLLQLCQGLQKQGHKILLVRPEQKAKCHDFLPEQECLVMSQAIPKYPTLQFGWPQYLKVSKAFEKFVPDVVHIVTEGPLGLTAMQAAKAKDIPVSSGFHSPFQDFSRFFDLAFLVKPIQKYLCWFHNNTQVTCVPSKDTEEALRGIGITCPLVVVGRGVDTTRFSPKHRSENLRQQWGVDSDTRVMLYVGRLSPEKEVQLIVESYAAMQNIQQQKTKLVVVGDGPDLARLKALPEAKNVIFTGSLRGHDLAVAYASADVFVFASQVETFGNVVLEAMASGLPVIAYDYACAHQYLIHGVNGWLSPLGHKNHFIQQIYQLPSIQQLREMGIQACHKVQQSGWQLPVQQLEQAFYQVVKEPSADFT
- a CDS encoding phosphatase PAP2 family protein, whose translation is MKFKNAKIKILDLDLRGCLYLNNFSHSQRVALFFKIISRAGDGPFWYLMLAIVWGMQGITYSLQIIYLLLGGSVGTAIYKFLKHKTTRPRPYQVHQVIVLGERPLDHFSFPSGHTLHAVMVTIVLGYIQPVLLAAMLPFMVLVALSRMVLGLHYPSDVIVGALIGAAVASLIIFVAPLLGIAL
- the iscX gene encoding Fe-S cluster assembly protein IscX — encoded protein: MGLRWTDTIDIAIELSEAHPEVDPQWIRFTDLHAWVCALPDFSDDPNKSTEGLLEAIQMAWLDEVR
- the ndk gene encoding nucleoside-diphosphate kinase, with amino-acid sequence MAIERTLSIVKPDAVSKNHIGEIFARFEKAGLKIVATKMKHLSQADAEGFYAEHKERGFFGDLVAFMTSGPVVVSVLEGENAVLAHREILGATNPKEAAPGTIRADFAVSIDENAAHGSDSVASAEREIAYFFADNEICPRTR
- the rlmN gene encoding 23S rRNA (adenine(2503)-C(2))-methyltransferase RlmN; the encoded protein is MSSAVVVSSENLDGQQQSSSTPASPAAEKVNLLGMSRAELEKFFEDIGEKKFRAGQVMKWIHQYFVTDFAEMTNISGKLRAKLEQICEIKAPEVVHRHYSKDGTRKWVFRVGEGSGSLVETVLIPAEDKTGSRKTLCISSQVGCALDCSFCSTGKQGFQRDLTPDEIIGQLWMANYSYMEEVPVAERERSVTNVVMMGMGEPLLNYDAVLSSMHIMLDDFAYGMSKRRVTLSTSGVVPKIDQLAKDIDVALAISLHAPNDELRNELVPINKKYPLAQLIAACQRYIAKDGNESARKHVTIEYVMLEGVNDQPEHAQQLLKLLKNLPSKINLIPFNPFPHAPYGRSSRNRIISFQKTLSDAGFVCTIRQTRGDDIDAACGQLVGQVADRTRRAEQWQKKVAQRQEILRTQG
- the pilW gene encoding type IV pilus biogenesis/stability protein PilW; the protein is MSTPKLKIMLCMGVAVALLASGCQTSQTVKKDPEKAVKVRTQLAAEYIRSGDLDSAKRSLDQALSVDSRDATANMMMGILLQQEGSKSNLEKAEHYFKRAISSEPDNAQARNNYGTYLYQMERYNDAIEQFRIAGATLGYDQRYQALENLGRIYLKLGDIASAEKTFKQALLANRDSYISMLELAEIFYLQQQIPAATQMYEQYVRTVGQKNQGARALWIGLRVARANADKMGMQVLVNQLRALFPESPEYQRYLQLQYSTEAVWK
- a CDS encoding helix-turn-helix domain-containing protein, which translates into the protein MEINPNSQQPTGSSLPTSALGNIQRPGEYLRQIRVSQKKELEQVSSDLNMPLKTLNALEQDDYKSLPEATFIKGYYRSYAKYLNTDATAIIQRFDEIYANDTGLLPNHALNNSPIKIMGKLPGSNSDRNKKWLKRALLAILIIAVVSLIVMGVQKWTSNKEDAELPKANQSNVEVLPMKGNTSATVGDQLVLNFNRPTSVHIVDATGKVLATGRQASTLTLNGESPFQIRLDDATAVSLSLNQEQISLSPYTVNGKAEFRLSR
- the ispG gene encoding flavodoxin-dependent (E)-4-hydroxy-3-methylbut-2-enyl-diphosphate synthase, with translation MIENPIKRRPTRKIRVGSVYVGGDAPISVQSMTNTETCDVDATVAQIERCVDAGADIMRVSVPSMEAAEAFGAIRKRVSVPLVADIHFDHRIALAVADYGADCLRINPGNIGSDQKVREVVAAARHHGISMRIGVNAGSLEKDLQKKYGEPTGQALLESALRHIDILDRLDFHEFKVSVKASNVFLTMDAYRLLSQQIDNPLHLGVTEAGIYRTGTVKSAIALGGLLMEGIGDTMRISLAAEPEDEIKIGFDILKSLGLRSNGINFIACPSCSRQEFNVIQVMQALEERLEDIRTPMDVSVIGCKVNGPGEAKEADIGVVGAAPRSLVYRNGEKSHLIDTNQLVDEIETMVRQRVQELEEAKSKEIIRSSS